A section of the Leptospira kobayashii genome encodes:
- a CDS encoding EAL domain-containing protein: MILEERTRKSSEEWENWLGSGRIVPVFQPILSSESTGIFGYEVLGRLVTDTGLESLGPFFLAFDQARGPGQSVNRTSDLFRIKKKIDREIRYLALQKFKEEAPPETKLFINVSPHLMFDFLKNYPAKLPFTIQKVRELGIDPTRIVIEITEERFEHNLEILKPLLSLYRNEGFSIAVDDAGSEASNLDRIGLYHPEIIKVDLQMLRRSTFSRNFKEILLNLSKLGESLGSSLLFEGIESNDELYNSLNYGARYIQGYYFSKPEKEFAKRFAFRSEMSRSLEYFHERKNEEMNAEIEWETKWKEKLSKITLGFDNTDGVYEWTGRPDSEISKDRDFFRMYITNLLGFQISPNYVHDSKKGMLADYGYLGKNWSWRPYFFEHIHKSRTSEDAWAISPVYHDITDNVMLRTFSRDFGENLILFIDIVVSR, translated from the coding sequence ATGATTTTGGAAGAGAGAACACGTAAAAGTTCAGAGGAGTGGGAAAATTGGTTGGGTTCTGGAAGGATTGTGCCTGTTTTCCAACCCATTTTATCCTCGGAATCTACCGGCATTTTTGGATACGAAGTGCTGGGAAGGCTAGTTACGGACACTGGTCTGGAATCATTGGGTCCTTTCTTTCTTGCATTCGATCAGGCGCGTGGTCCCGGCCAATCGGTCAATCGAACCAGCGATCTCTTTCGGATCAAAAAGAAAATCGATAGGGAGATCCGTTATCTCGCCTTACAAAAGTTTAAGGAGGAAGCACCTCCCGAAACCAAATTATTCATCAATGTTTCTCCTCATTTAATGTTTGATTTTTTAAAAAATTATCCGGCAAAACTTCCCTTTACGATTCAAAAGGTGAGAGAACTTGGAATTGATCCTACCCGTATTGTGATAGAGATCACCGAGGAAAGATTCGAACATAATTTGGAAATTCTAAAACCGCTCCTCAGTCTCTATAGGAACGAAGGATTTAGTATTGCAGTCGATGACGCAGGTTCCGAAGCTTCCAACCTGGATCGGATCGGTTTGTATCATCCCGAAATCATCAAAGTCGACTTACAGATGTTACGTAGATCTACGTTCTCCAGAAACTTCAAGGAAATTTTATTGAATCTTTCCAAATTGGGAGAGTCTCTCGGAAGTTCTCTTTTGTTCGAGGGAATCGAATCAAATGATGAACTTTATAATTCTCTTAATTACGGTGCACGTTACATACAAGGATATTATTTTTCCAAACCTGAGAAAGAGTTTGCGAAGAGATTCGCATTCCGTTCCGAAATGAGCCGTTCATTGGAATATTTTCATGAAAGAAAAAATGAAGAGATGAATGCGGAAATCGAATGGGAAACGAAGTGGAAGGAAAAACTATCCAAGATCACTCTCGGTTTTGATAATACGGACGGAGTTTACGAATGGACCGGCAGGCCAGATTCCGAAATTTCCAAAGACAGGGATTTTTTTAGAATGTACATCACCAATCTTTTGGGATTTCAGATTTCTCCCAACTATGTTCACGATTCCAAGAAAGGGATGTTAGCCGATTACGGTTATTTGGGTAAAAACTGGTCCTGGAGACCTTATTTTTTCGAACACATCCATAAATCCAGAACGAGTGAAGATGCCTGGGCGATTTCTCCTGTTTATCATGACATCACTGACAATGTGATGTTGCGTACATTTTCCAGGGATTTCGGAGAAAATTTAATCCTCTTCATTGATATAGTCGTTTCCCGTTAG
- a CDS encoding O-antigen ligase family protein, whose translation MFYYTKYCFTLLSILYFFFSPTSHPIFQFEIFGVTLTVAFVFSIYAYFYLKSDPKKILDLILFLVLLGLSAVKWGEYDPLRVLPEKASVKMTFLFWAVLLIYHFKKTRTSESFTKLGSIIAIFPNIALTAYNPNAIVPVCLGLGYGLLPKELSQFHFPKIRSKTFLILTLFILSAFISTLRGLDSENGLLQFYLFLIGGLVLIRGYYLNPEEKEKVLSWLGYIYYIQCLFFILKLSLDTGFEFNFNRSSFYHLPVSLLGANSAIFACLFLVQLIRKQAIMEKIYNAFGLGIALLFLGISSSRSSILMFICFAIFVFGILVRKKFKLNHLFLLILAVLILIFFNQFNDKKLINLDSINIRLMIWKFHITNTLHISPLFGFGLFPESQLLFLDTNLDSSSHYQTILDYVNEFKSFPLAHSLFIQLFSSLGIAGIILLAILLSLWIKKVFSIVLSQNEKTNRYVLLGISLVWLVHEIFDFNSFEIPNLYAMLLILGIALDPKDKEETRIEPIEKKIFLILLIGFTSLFFYKSLQWNETESYIRKWTKLYKTSNFEFFQYNSKNKFAHLPEEPVEIETWREYFLGEKYIHLQMARAKHQKSPAYSHYLTLCFNKTNQKAFCYSELYDLLKEEKDNQRLLPFIKAILSIHDPYKIYLSQKQ comes from the coding sequence ATGTTTTATTATACGAAGTATTGCTTTACCTTACTTTCGATCCTTTACTTTTTCTTTAGCCCCACATCCCACCCTATCTTCCAGTTTGAAATCTTCGGAGTCACTCTCACTGTTGCTTTTGTATTTTCCATTTATGCTTACTTTTATCTGAAATCAGACCCGAAGAAAATTCTGGATTTGATTCTATTTTTAGTTTTGCTCGGACTCTCCGCCGTCAAGTGGGGAGAATACGACCCACTCCGAGTCCTTCCGGAAAAAGCTTCCGTAAAAATGACATTCCTCTTTTGGGCGGTTCTACTGATCTATCATTTCAAGAAAACACGCACGTCGGAATCATTTACAAAACTCGGTTCCATCATAGCTATCTTTCCGAATATAGCACTCACTGCTTACAATCCAAACGCGATTGTTCCCGTTTGTTTGGGTTTGGGTTACGGACTTTTGCCGAAAGAACTTTCTCAATTTCATTTTCCAAAGATAAGATCAAAAACCTTTCTCATCCTGACCTTGTTTATTTTATCCGCATTTATTTCCACATTGCGAGGGCTTGATTCGGAAAACGGACTTTTACAATTTTATCTATTCCTGATCGGCGGTCTCGTTCTCATCCGGGGATATTATTTGAATCCTGAGGAAAAGGAAAAAGTATTATCGTGGTTAGGTTATATATATTATATCCAATGTTTGTTTTTTATTCTGAAGTTAAGTTTGGATACCGGTTTTGAATTCAATTTCAATCGAAGTAGTTTTTATCATCTTCCCGTAAGTCTCCTCGGCGCCAATTCCGCGATCTTTGCCTGTTTATTTCTGGTTCAGCTGATCAGAAAACAGGCAATCATGGAAAAAATATACAACGCATTCGGCTTGGGCATTGCACTTTTATTTTTGGGAATTTCCAGCTCAAGAAGTTCCATCCTGATGTTTATCTGTTTTGCAATATTCGTATTCGGAATTCTGGTAAGAAAAAAATTCAAACTCAATCATCTGTTTCTTCTGATTCTGGCCGTTCTTATTTTAATATTTTTCAACCAATTCAACGACAAAAAACTGATCAACCTGGATTCAATAAACATCCGTTTGATGATTTGGAAATTTCATATTACGAATACCCTTCACATCTCTCCTCTGTTCGGATTCGGGTTGTTTCCGGAAAGCCAGTTACTGTTTTTAGATACGAACCTGGATAGTTCCTCCCATTACCAGACCATATTGGATTACGTGAATGAATTCAAGTCGTTCCCGTTGGCCCATAGTCTTTTCATTCAATTATTCAGTTCTCTCGGAATCGCAGGGATCATACTATTGGCAATTTTACTTTCTTTGTGGATCAAAAAGGTTTTCTCGATTGTGCTTTCGCAAAACGAAAAGACAAATCGTTACGTACTTTTGGGAATCAGTTTGGTATGGCTTGTTCACGAAATTTTCGATTTTAATTCTTTTGAAATTCCGAATCTATATGCGATGCTATTGATTTTAGGAATCGCTTTGGATCCTAAAGATAAGGAAGAGACAAGGATCGAACCGATCGAAAAGAAAATCTTTCTGATTTTACTCATCGGATTCACATCTTTGTTTTTCTACAAATCCTTGCAATGGAATGAAACGGAAAGTTACATTCGTAAATGGACAAAATTATACAAGACTTCCAATTTTGAATTCTTTCAGTACAATTCGAAAAACAAGTTCGCCCATTTACCGGAAGAGCCCGTGGAAATAGAAACTTGGAGAGAGTATTTTTTAGGAGAAAAATACATTCATCTTCAAATGGCACGCGCGAAACATCAAAAATCACCTGCCTATTCGCACTATCTTACTCTTTGTTTCAACAAAACAAACCAAAAAGCATTTTGTTATTCCGAGTTATATGATCTGTTGAAAGAAGAAAAGGACAACCAAAGACTACTTCCTTTCATCAAAGCCATACTCTCCATACATGATCCCTATAAAATATATCTGAGCCAAAAACAATGA
- a CDS encoding DUF1577 domain-containing protein — protein sequence METIERTRRSLDVFSDKDKKLHVLTKFLLNQELNIKDTEGGGDVCYLKKVAGDGTKILVGTRPTTTLYVGQKLVLYKILGRYLHLDCTVEQDKGDNQYVLVLDKIAIAKKDRESSRLSVPPGSVWITNIISSKAKIETDMFIVPTAVKVSFEDYENRLHGKCDFIKISTFSSDDPEKIRRVKSTKKILLIEDTQKEESYETAPTEDFLVYSEEIDSDVQQQMNQFRNQKVISELILPVLYLNDDDESIPIGYIQMQSKTENFDLVKAMETKTLAFEMVDRIRHSNLVKVDGKYPVLDISEGGIKVKIDHPDLLQSIPKLSGFHFDIFFRMQSPLTAFGMIKSIQKDQEGFLTVGLSLAGHSSRQGEKKRFLENVEILRKQIGK from the coding sequence ATGGAAACAATTGAACGTACGAGACGATCTCTAGATGTATTTTCAGACAAGGACAAGAAACTCCACGTACTGACGAAGTTCCTTTTAAACCAGGAACTGAACATCAAGGACACGGAAGGCGGGGGAGACGTCTGCTATTTGAAAAAAGTAGCAGGAGACGGGACAAAAATCCTTGTAGGGACCCGCCCTACAACTACCCTCTATGTGGGGCAAAAATTAGTACTTTATAAAATACTAGGCAGATACCTCCACTTGGATTGCACCGTAGAACAAGACAAAGGTGACAATCAATATGTCCTGGTTCTGGACAAAATAGCGATCGCCAAAAAGGACAGAGAGAGCTCCCGACTTTCCGTTCCACCCGGTTCGGTCTGGATTACAAACATAATTTCCAGCAAGGCGAAGATCGAGACCGATATGTTTATCGTTCCCACTGCCGTAAAAGTGAGTTTTGAAGACTATGAAAACAGGCTTCATGGGAAATGTGATTTTATTAAAATTTCCACTTTCTCTTCGGATGATCCAGAAAAGATAAGGCGTGTTAAATCAACAAAAAAGATACTTCTGATTGAAGACACCCAAAAAGAAGAATCCTACGAAACAGCTCCGACGGAAGATTTTTTGGTATATTCGGAAGAAATAGATTCCGACGTCCAACAACAGATGAATCAGTTTAGAAATCAGAAAGTGATTTCGGAACTCATACTTCCCGTACTTTACCTGAATGACGATGATGAATCCATTCCCATCGGTTACATCCAAATGCAAAGTAAAACGGAAAATTTCGACCTGGTAAAAGCCATGGAAACAAAAACCCTCGCGTTTGAAATGGTGGATCGGATCAGACACTCTAACTTGGTTAAGGTGGATGGAAAGTATCCGGTGCTTGATATTTCGGAAGGCGGAATCAAAGTAAAAATCGATCATCCGGATCTTTTACAAAGCATTCCGAAACTCAGCGGATTTCATTTTGATATTTTCTTTAGGATGCAATCCCCTCTTACCGCTTTCGGAATGATCAAGTCCATCCAAAAAGATCAGGAAGGATTTTTAACCGTAGGTTTATCCCTTGCCGGTCACTCTTCCAGACAAGGTGAGAAAAAAAGATTTTTGGAGAATGTCGAGATCCTAAGAAAACAAATAGGAAAATAA
- a CDS encoding B12-binding domain-containing radical SAM protein, whose translation MATLKLIQLPVPPPSYYAATGNVPLAAGTLASSLELSGLGRSGLSTEVLSPDETDVMGDEELANHIAKDEPAFVGFSLYLWNTERSLHLAREIKKKSPKSKIIIGGPEVNHDNPFVLSEEGYDIAVSGEAEHSFAKLMKTLLDKSSLDGVENIAYRNSFGKMGAFSRELSPDFPLTDFPSPYTNGFLKVDPKRSTYLETVRGCKSSCTYCFYPKSSQNLRTLDIGETIKLIRSLKDQGAKELVFLDPTFNHRPGFDNFLDAIAEVNSDGQMSMFAELRSEGVTPKLANKLRKAGFNRIELGMQSVNRETLKRVKRYGDPAKVAEVAKMLAGEGIDLLLDLIIGLPGDKPEDVERGIHFFLEHGLGEWVQAFPLSVLPGTAMRRDAESEGLDYLMAPPYRIIRTADFSPDQLVESLYLAEDLLDRRLDEFPRPFLCAPDKNIRDRYDFDLDTLDLTALVSRAKLPGARHQSVWFTSKDFESKKDSVRKLMDVRLGVDPFCTMDFVFYTEREVSLDLIGFLEALIREANPSYLSRALAHRGENMQRRLIFILKKDAAISPSWQKQMERTESVVLYQEMNSDFASSHAEKLGVSMPFAWIPDQTVEDRVWKHLQEKSDPETVSFAARNLERKWSTEVLEYGET comes from the coding sequence TTGGCAACTCTCAAACTCATCCAACTACCTGTCCCTCCGCCTTCCTATTATGCGGCTACCGGCAATGTTCCCCTTGCAGCGGGAACTCTTGCAAGCTCACTGGAATTGTCCGGACTTGGCAGATCTGGTCTGAGTACCGAAGTGCTTTCCCCTGATGAAACAGATGTTATGGGGGATGAAGAACTCGCAAATCATATTGCAAAAGACGAACCCGCCTTCGTGGGATTTTCCCTTTACCTTTGGAATACCGAAAGGAGTTTGCATCTTGCCCGGGAGATCAAAAAAAAATCACCCAAATCGAAGATCATAATAGGCGGCCCCGAGGTAAATCACGACAACCCTTTTGTACTTTCGGAAGAAGGTTACGATATCGCAGTGAGCGGAGAGGCGGAACATAGTTTTGCCAAACTGATGAAAACTTTGCTCGATAAGTCTTCGTTAGACGGAGTCGAGAATATCGCCTATCGAAATTCTTTCGGAAAAATGGGAGCTTTCTCCCGGGAACTTTCTCCTGATTTTCCTCTTACTGATTTTCCTTCACCTTATACCAATGGGTTTTTGAAAGTAGATCCGAAGAGATCCACTTATCTGGAGACAGTGAGAGGATGCAAATCCTCTTGTACTTATTGTTTTTATCCCAAGAGTTCCCAGAATCTGAGAACTCTTGATATCGGAGAAACCATCAAATTGATTCGCTCTTTGAAAGACCAGGGTGCGAAGGAACTTGTTTTTTTAGATCCTACTTTCAATCACAGACCAGGTTTTGATAACTTTCTGGATGCGATTGCGGAAGTAAACTCGGACGGGCAAATGTCCATGTTTGCCGAACTTCGTTCGGAAGGGGTAACTCCCAAGTTAGCCAACAAATTGAGAAAAGCCGGGTTCAATCGTATTGAATTGGGAATGCAGTCCGTAAACCGTGAAACGTTAAAGCGTGTTAAGCGGTATGGAGATCCTGCCAAAGTAGCCGAAGTGGCAAAGATGCTCGCCGGTGAAGGGATTGATTTGCTTTTGGATCTGATCATAGGTCTCCCCGGTGATAAACCGGAAGATGTGGAAAGGGGCATTCATTTTTTTCTGGAACACGGACTTGGCGAGTGGGTTCAGGCATTTCCGTTGTCAGTTCTCCCCGGCACCGCAATGAGAAGGGATGCGGAGTCGGAAGGTTTGGACTATCTTATGGCACCGCCTTACAGAATCATTCGAACTGCCGATTTTTCCCCGGACCAATTGGTGGAGAGTCTGTATCTTGCCGAGGATTTGTTGGACAGAAGACTGGATGAATTTCCCAGACCTTTTTTATGTGCTCCGGATAAGAACATAAGAGATAGATACGATTTTGATTTGGATACTTTGGATCTGACTGCACTAGTTTCCAGGGCGAAATTGCCGGGAGCAAGGCACCAATCCGTTTGGTTTACTAGCAAAGATTTCGAATCTAAAAAAGATTCCGTTCGTAAACTAATGGATGTTCGCTTGGGAGTTGATCCTTTCTGCACAATGGATTTTGTTTTTTATACGGAAAGAGAAGTCTCTTTGGATTTGATAGGATTTTTGGAAGCACTCATCCGGGAAGCAAACCCCAGTTACCTTTCCCGTGCATTGGCACACCGTGGGGAAAATATGCAACGCAGATTGATTTTTATTTTAAAGAAAGATGCTGCGATTAGTCCTTCTTGGCAAAAACAAATGGAAAGAACGGAGTCGGTTGTTTTATATCAGGAAATGAATTCCGATTTTGCATCCTCTCACGCGGAAAAATTAGGAGTTTCAATGCCTTTCGCATGGATCCCGGATCAAACGGTAGAAGATAGGGTTTGGAAACATTTGCAGGAAAAGTCCGATCCGGAAACCGTTTCCTTTGCAGCTCGGAACTTGGAAAGGAAATGGTCTACCGAAGTTTTGGAATACGGAGAAACATAG
- the guaB gene encoding IMP dehydrogenase, with protein sequence MSNHPQPGTELLDGVSGEELFSVNMGLTYRDFLVLPGFIDFNPSDVELDTKLSKNISLKRPLMSSPMDTVTESEMAIAQALMGGIGIIHYNNTIEEQLEQVRKVKRFENGFIKDPVLLSPEHTVADLDDVKEKHGFSGIPITEDGTANTKLVGIVTNRDVDFEQDRSTKLGKVMTKELITANQGISLKEANDILRTSKKGKLPIVDKQGKLVALICRSDLKKNKEFPHASKDDTKRLRVGAAISTLPESLERVSLLSQIGVDVIIIDSAQGNSSYQIEMIQFIKKNYPSIDVIAGNVVTQGQAANLIAAGADGLRIGMGPGSICITQDTMAVGRAQATAVYKTAHYASKHGVPVIADGGISNIGDIANALAIGASMCMMGSMFAGTKEAPGEYFYENGIRLKRYRGMASLEAMNKGGDKRYFSESQKIKVAQGVSGYVVDKGSVLNLIPYLVQGLKQSFQDMGFRNVTDLHTALRAGRVRFERRTESAQAQGSVHGLYSYTKPSMRVE encoded by the coding sequence ATGTCAAATCACCCCCAACCAGGGACCGAACTCCTAGACGGAGTGAGCGGAGAAGAGCTCTTTTCGGTCAATATGGGCCTCACCTACCGGGATTTTTTGGTCCTGCCAGGTTTTATCGACTTCAATCCGAGCGATGTGGAGCTGGATACCAAACTTTCCAAGAATATTTCTCTGAAACGGCCTTTGATGAGTTCGCCTATGGACACTGTAACGGAGTCCGAGATGGCGATCGCACAAGCGTTGATGGGTGGAATTGGAATTATACACTATAATAATACCATTGAGGAACAATTGGAGCAGGTTCGAAAAGTAAAACGTTTCGAAAACGGGTTTATCAAAGATCCGGTACTGCTTTCTCCGGAGCACACTGTTGCCGATCTGGATGATGTAAAAGAAAAACACGGTTTCAGCGGGATTCCCATTACCGAAGACGGAACTGCAAATACCAAATTGGTAGGGATCGTTACCAACAGAGACGTGGATTTCGAACAGGATCGTTCCACTAAGCTCGGTAAGGTGATGACGAAAGAACTGATCACTGCAAACCAAGGCATCAGCCTGAAAGAAGCAAATGATATACTTCGTACCAGTAAAAAAGGAAAATTGCCGATCGTAGACAAACAAGGAAAACTTGTGGCTCTGATTTGCAGAAGTGATCTGAAGAAAAACAAAGAGTTTCCTCACGCCTCCAAAGATGATACCAAAAGATTGAGAGTAGGTGCGGCCATTTCCACATTGCCCGAATCTTTGGAACGTGTTTCTTTACTTTCTCAAATCGGTGTGGATGTGATCATCATTGATTCCGCTCAAGGAAATTCATCCTATCAAATTGAAATGATTCAGTTTATCAAAAAGAACTATCCTTCCATTGATGTGATCGCCGGGAATGTGGTCACTCAAGGACAAGCTGCCAATTTGATTGCTGCAGGAGCCGACGGGCTTAGAATCGGGATGGGTCCCGGTTCCATTTGCATCACTCAGGATACGATGGCAGTGGGTCGTGCTCAGGCAACTGCCGTTTATAAAACCGCGCACTATGCATCCAAACATGGAGTGCCTGTGATTGCTGACGGTGGGATTTCCAATATCGGAGACATTGCGAATGCTTTGGCGATCGGTGCCTCTATGTGTATGATGGGATCCATGTTTGCCGGAACAAAAGAAGCGCCTGGAGAGTATTTCTATGAGAATGGAATTCGTCTAAAACGTTATCGTGGTATGGCAAGTTTGGAAGCGATGAATAAAGGCGGAGACAAAAGATATTTTTCCGAATCACAAAAGATCAAGGTGGCACAAGGTGTTTCCGGGTATGTTGTGGATAAAGGATCCGTTTTGAATTTGATTCCTTATTTGGTGCAAGGTTTAAAACAGTCATTTCAAGATATGGGGTTTAGAAATGTTACGGATTTACACACGGCACTTCGCG